The Abyssisolibacter fermentans DNA window GCCTCCTAATTCCTCGGAATTTATTGATTTAAGGCTTGAACTACCATAGCCTATACCTTCATTATATCTATAAGTTGCTATTTGTAGATTTGCCTGCATTTGCTCAACGCTATTTCTCACATGTTCATACATTTTGCCTGTCGCTACCATTGTTTCATAAGACTTTCTTATATCAGCTTCTACCTCTTTTTTCTGAATTTCAAGGTTTATATTTGAATATTCTTTTTTATATAAAGCTTCTTTGTATTGATTTGTTATATCAGGATATGTTCTAGCAGTTAATTCATGATTCAGGCTGTCAATTATATATTGTCCCATTGCCTGTTGAATTTCAAGTCTTTTTTCTAATCCCTGCTTAATTCCATCTTCTAAAGAAGGTATATTTTCAGCGGACAAATTTACTTCGGCTATAGTTATGTTGGCATCTAATGGGATATTTAAGGTGTTTTTTAAATCAATTTTAGCATTTTTTTCATCCGATATAGCTTTTTCTAAATCTGCTTTCATAAGTTCTACTTGTGATTTTGCTAGTAATAAATCATCTTTAGCCCTTAAACCTTCATCATAAGCATTTTTTATAATTTCAAATTGACCGTTTGCTCTATCTAAGGATTTTTGTTTTACGTTAGCTATTTTTTTCATTTTTAAAACTTCATAATAGTTTTTTTCAACAAGCATTGCTATTTGTTTTTTACTGATTTCATATCCTGCTTTAGTTATGTCATAGGTAATATCTGCAATGACATCCATTAACTCAGTAGTTGATTTGATGCCTAGTTTTACATTCGTGGTTATTCCTAGGTTCATTGATAGAACGCTGTTGGCTTCTTTGTTTGCATCATCAAGTTCTTGCTTTCCAGCTTGTAATCGATCTAATGCTTGTTGGCTTTGATTGTCTATTTC harbors:
- a CDS encoding TolC family protein, with the translated sequence MKKKICSILAVVLFFTSLLLSYAEGETIVAKNYDNYTLDECINVAMENNLTIKQIRQELKISEFNKKRTNKNTKKILDNDDTLSDKWNSYYKGKKEAEGIKKNLDGLNQALQSSDDPTKTLEDIKNTIDEDTYRLLKSKGNDKTAINQAIEGMKKEIDNQSQQALDRLQAGKQELDDANKEANSVLSMNLGITTNVKLGIKSTTELMDVIADITYDITKAGYEISKKQIAMLVEKNYYEVLKMKKIANVKQKSLDRANGQFEIIKNAYDEGLRAKDDLLLAKSQVELMKADLEKAISDEKNAKIDLKNTLNIPLDANITIAEVNLSAENIPSLEDGIKQGLEKRLEIQQAMGQYIIDSLNHELTARTYPDITNQYKEALYKKEYSNINLEIQKKEVEADIRKSYETMVATGKMYEHVRNSVEQMQANLQIATYRYNEGIGYGSSSLKSINSEELGGTIMEVLSASEKLAEVEEKVVEIEHAKNLSITKYLNSIGQY